The Chlorocebus sabaeus isolate Y175 chromosome 9, mChlSab1.0.hap1, whole genome shotgun sequence genome includes a window with the following:
- the DUSP13B gene encoding dual specificity protein phosphatase 13B, whose product MPQVGGRPLSRLERSQWGMRRTPGSSLPPCPTASHWVSLAKPAASWVPVSLSGPGTAYQREKMFFPVCTFPSHWSRGSGAVSKDRSPSPTRHQAHILVPLKIQLRRVPDSFSQQMPETSHLTRVGPDIQRWPELWGMDSLQKQDLRRPKIHGAVRASPYQPPTLASLQRLLWVRQAAMLNHIDEVWPSLFLGDAYAARDKSKLTQLGITHVVNAAAGKFQVDTGAKFYRGMSLEYYGIEADDNPFFDLSVYFLPVARYIRAALSIPQGRVLVHCAMGISRSATLVLAFLMIYENMTLVEAIQTVQAHRNICPNSGFLQQLQVLDNRLGRETGRL is encoded by the exons ATGCCCCAGGTAGGTGGCAGGCCACTCAGCCGCCTGGAGAGGTCACAGTGGGGGATGAGGAGGACACCTGGGTCTTCACTTCCACCTTGCCCGACAGCCTCCCACTGGGTGAGCCTGGCCAAGCCGGCAGCCTCCTGGGTGCCCGTTTCTCTTTCTGGTCCTGGCACTGCCTACCAAAGGGAAAAGATGTTCTTCCCAGTATGCACCTTCCCTAGTCACTGGTCCAGGGGATCAGGGGCAGTTAGCAAAGACAGGTCCCCCTCTCCAACACGGCACCAGGCCCATATTCTGGTGCCGCTGAAAATCCAGCTCCGCAGAGTCCCTGACTCCTTCAGCCAGCAGATGCCTGAAACAAGCCACCTGACCCGGGTGGGGCCTGACATCCAGCGCTGGCCTGAGTTGTGGGG GATGGACTCCCTGCAGAAGCAGGACCTCCGGAGGCCCAAGATCCATGGGGCAGTCCGGGCATCCCCCTACCAGCCGCCCACGTTGGCTTCGCTACAGCGTTTGCTGTGGGTCCGTCAGGCTGCCATGCTGAACCACATCGACGAGGTGtggcccagcctcttcctgggAGATGC GTACGCAGCCCGGGACAAGAGCAAGCTGACCCAGCTGGGAATCACCCACGTTGTGAATGCCGCTGCGGGCAAGTTCCAGGTGGACACAGGTGCCAAGTTCTACCGTGGAATGTCCCTGGAGTACTATGGCATCGAGGCAGATGACAACCCCTTCTTTGACCTCAGTGTCTACTTTCTGCCAGTTGCTCGATACATCCGAGCTGCCCTCAGTATTCCCCAAG GCCGCGTGCTGGTACACTGTGCCATGGGGATAAGCCGCTCTGCCACACTTGTCCTGGCCTTCCTCATGATCTACGAGAACATGACACTGGTAGAAGCCATCCAGACGGTGCAGGCCCACCGCAATATCTGCCCTAACTCAGGCTTCCTCCAGCAGCTCCAGGTTCTGGACAACCGACTGGGGCGGGAGACGGGGCGGCTCTGA